GTGCCGGTGACCGCCGGACCCTGGGGCACCTTCGGCAGGGAGTCGAAGAGCTCCCTCAGGTCCCCGCAGTCGGTCTTCTCCCCGGTCGTCTTCAGGATCGAGCAGAGCAGTGACGCCGGATCCTGCGGATGGTCGGGGTTGTTGCGGGTGTCGAGGGTGCCCGCGGAGGGGTTGTAGGCGTTGTGCAGGTTCGACATGCCCGTCGGCGCGACCTCCAGCAGCTCCTCCAGCGCCGCCCGTTGGGTGACGAGCACCTTGGTCACCTTGCTCAGTCCCTCCACGTTCGACGTCAGCGACTTCTTGTTCTTCTTCACGAAGGCGGACACGTCACCGAGCGCCGTGCCGAGGTGTTTCAGCGCGGCCGCCAGGTCCTTGCGCTCGCCCGCCAGCTGCTCGGCGACCCTGGCCAGGCTGCTGTTGAAGGACCGCACGCTCTTGTCGTCGGCCGCCAGCGCCGCGGTGAACACCTGGAGGTTGCGGACGGTGCCGAACAGGTCCGTGCGGCCGTCGGAGAGCGTCGTGACCGCCTCGGAGAGGTCCTCGACCGTCTGGTGGAGGTTCTCGCCCTGGCCGTCGAGGTTGTCGGCGCTCACGCCCAGCAGCCGCGACAGGGCGCCGTCCTTGTTGGCGCCCTCGGGGCCGAGCGCCTCGGCCGTGGTGTGCAGACTGTCGAAGACGCGGTCCAGTTCGACCGGTACGGCCGTACGCGACTCGGGGATCTCGTCCCCGTCCCGCAGCACCGGACCGCCCCGGTACACCGGCAGCAGTTGCAGGTAACGGTCGCTGACCACCGAGGAGTTGATGATCGCGGCCTGCGCGTCCGCCGGGACCTTGCGGCCCGCTTCGTACGCGAACTCCACCCGCACCCGGCCGCCCTCCGGCGTGATCTTCCTGACCTCGCCGATCCGCACGCCCAGCACGCGGACGTCCGAGCCGGGGTAGATGCCGACCGTGCGCGGGAAGTACGCCGTGACACGGACCGGCTCGGTTCGCGGCCACAGGACGTAGGTGAGCGCGGCGACCAGGGCCAGGGCGGTCAGCACGGCCAGGTGCTTCTTCCGGCGGTTGCTCATTGCGCGCCTCCCGTTCGCGGCACCACCGGGGCGGCGACCAGGTTCTGGACGTAGGAGTCGAACCAGCGGCCGTTGCCGAGGGTGTTGGTGAAGACCCGCACGTAGGGGGCCAGGAGCTTGATGCTCCGGTCCAGGCTGGATTGGTTCCGTTCGAGCATCTTCACCACGGTGTTGAGGCCCTTGAGCGCGGGCCCGATCTCCTTCTCGTTGTCCTGGACCAGGCCGGAGAGCTGGATGCCGAGCGCGGCGGAGGTCTTCAGCAGCTTGTGGATCGCCGTACGCCGCTTGCTGATCTCCTTGAACAGCTTGTCGCCGTCCTTGACCAGGGCGGTGAAGTCGCCCGACCGGTCGGCGAGTACGCCCGTGACGCCGTTCGCGTGGTCGAGGAGTTCCCTGAGGGCCTTGTCGCGGGAGGCCACCGTCCGGGAGATCTTCGACAGGCCCTTGATGGACGCCCGTACCTCTTCCGGTGAGTCCTCGAAGGTCGTGGAGATGGTGTCCAGCGCCTTCGCCAGCTGGTCGGTGTCGACCTTCTCCGTCGTGGTGGTGAGATCGCTGAAGGCCTGCACGACGTCGTACGCGGGGACGGTCCGCTTGAGCGGGATCTCGCTGCCGGGCGCCAACTGACCGCGCCCCCTGGGGTGCAGGGCGAGGTACTTCGCGCCGAGGATCGTCTTGACCCGGATCGACGCGCCGGTCGCGGTGCCGAACCTCGGCTCGCCCTTGATCTTGAAGGTGACCTGGACGTGGTCGCCGTCCAGGTCGACCTCCTCGACCTTGCCGACCTTGACCCCGGCGATCCGCACCTCGTCACCCGGCTTGAGCCCGCCCGCCTCGGCGAAGGCCGCGCTGTACGTCTCGCCGTCGCCGATGACCGGCAGGCGGTCGGCGTTGAACGCCGCCACGGTCAGCAGCGCGAGGACGGTGAGTCCGATCGCGCCGATGACGAGGGGGTTGCGCTCGCGGAAGGGGCCGAGGCGCGGACGGCGGAGCCGTGTCTTCGGCAGCCTCGGCGGCTCGATACGGACCTTGAACATCGGCTCCGGACGGCGCTTACGGCTCATGCTCCACACCTCGCCCTCGCCACGTGCATCTCGGGCGTGAGCACCTGCTTCGTCTTCGGCAGCACGATCCGGCCGTCGAAGTCGCACAGGTAGAAGTTGAACCACGAGCCGTAGGACGCCGTCCCGGTCAGCTCGTTGAGCTTGTTCGGCAGCCGCTTCAGCACGCCCTCCACGGTCTTCTCGTTGTCGTTCAGCGTCCCGGTGAGTTCGGTCAGCTCCGCGATGTCGTCCTTGAGCGGCGGGCGCGCGTCCTTCAGCAGGCCCGAGGTGGCCCCCGTCAGATCACCGATGCTCACCAGCGACTCCCCGATGGGCTTGCGGTCGGCGGACAGGCCCGAGATGACCCGGCGCAGCTGCTTGAGCAGTCCGGAGAAGCGGGCGCCGCGCTTGTCGAGCGTCTCCAGCACGGTGTTGAGGTTGTCGATCACCGAGCCGATCAGCTTGTCGCGGCCGGCCAGTGTCGTGGTGAGCGACGCCGTGTGCGTCAGCAGGCTGTTGACGGTGCCGCCCTCGCCCTGGAGCGTCTTGATGATCTCCGTGGCGAGCTGGTTGACGTCCTTCGGGCTGAGCGCGGCGAACAGCGGCTTGAAGCCGTTCAGCAGCGCGTTCAGGTCGAGGGCGGGCTGGGTGCGCGCGAGCGGGATCGTGCCGCCGGGGCGCAGCCGGGTGCCGTCGCCGGCGCCCTCGGTGAGCGCGACGTACCGCTGCCCGACCAGGTTGCGGTAGCGGATGACGGCGCCCGTGCCGGTGAGCAGCGGCCGGTCCTGGCTGACCGTGAAGGTGACCTCGGCCAGCGTCCGGTCCTTGATCCGGATGTCCTCGACCTCGCCGACCCGCACTCCGGCCACCCGGATGTCGTCGCCCTCCTCCAGGCCGGTGACGTCACTGAAGACCGCGCGGTACTCGTGCTCGGGGGTGAAGGAGATGTTCACGATGGTGGCGGCGAGCAGGGCCGTCGCCACCACCGTCACCAGCGCGAAGAGACTGAACTTGATCAGCGGAGCGGCGGTCTGCCGGGCTCCCGTGGTGCTCATGCGACGCTCACCGCCGTCCCGCGCGCCATCGGCCCGAACAGCAGCGTCGCGACCGGCGGCACCTGGTCCGCGGGCACGTCCAGCACCGGCGCGACGAGCGAGCCGACGGCCCGCTGCTCGGCCCGGGTGGCGGAGACGCCGAGCGGGCCGTCCGAGGCCGGGCCCGCCTTCTTGGAACCGTCGTCGAGGTGGGCGCCGGGTGCCGGCACCGGCGGGTGCGGCAGGTCATGGCAGTCGGGGCCCGACCGCTCGCCGTAGCGCGGCTCCTCGCCCGGCTCGTACGCGCCCTGTGGCCGTACGACCTCCAGCGTGATGTGCATCTTGCCGCCCCGGAACGCCTCCTCGGAGACCTTGTCCTGCCGGACCAGGCCGGCCAGCAGACAGGGGTACTCCGGGGAGTAGCGGGCGAACAGCTCCAGTGTGGGGCGGGAGACCCGGCCGAGGGTGATCAGCCGGTCGCCGTTGGCGTCGAGGAAGTCCTCGGCGGTGCCGGCGACGGTCGCCGTGGTCTTCAGCGCCGCCGCCAGCCGGTCCTTCTCCTCGACGATCGTGCGGCTGGTGGTGACGGTGTTGCGCAGGATCTCCATCAGGTCGGGCGCCGCGTCGCCGTAGACCTCGGCGACGTCGGCGAAGCGGGCGATGTCCTCTTTCAGGGACGGCAGGTGGGGATTGAGGCGGCGCAGGTAGGCCTCCACTCGCGTGAGGTTGTCGCCGATCCGGTCGCCGCGTCCCTCCAGGGCGGTGGCGAACGCGGAGAGCGTGGCGTTGAGCTTGCCGGGCTGGACCGTCCGCAGCAGGGGCAGCAGGTCGTTCATCAGCTGCTGGAGTTCGATGCCGACGCGGGTGCGGTCCTGGGTGATGACGTCCCCGGCGCGGATGGGCCGGCTTGATGAGCCGCGCGGCGCGACCAGGTCGACGTACTTCTCGCCGAACAGCGTCTTGGGCAGCAGGCGCGCGTGCACGTCGGAGGGGATGTGGGCGACGTGCTCCGGCTTGAGCGCGATGTCGAGCGTCGCCTTCGTCCCGTCGGCCCGGACCTCGCGCACCTCGCCGACCAGCAGCCCGCGCAGCTTGACGTCGGCGCGCGGATCGAGCTGGTTGCCGAGGCTGTCGGCCTCCAGGGTGATCCGCACGACCGGCGTGAACACCTGCCGGTAGACGGCGACGGAGAGGGACAGCAGCGTCGCGAGAACGGCGATGAAGACGACGCCGTACAACCGCAGTCTCAGCACTCTCATGCGGCGGCTCACCCCGCTATCCGTACGGTCGTGCTGGCGCCCCAGATGGCGAGCGACAGGAAGAAGTCCAGGACGTTGATGGCCACGATCGAGGTCCGCACCGCACGGCCCACCGCCACGCCGACGCCCGCCGGACCGCCGCTCGCGTAGTAGCCGTAGAAGCAGTGCACCAGGATGATCAGGACGGCGAAGACGAGCACCTTGCCGAAGGACCACAGCACGTCGACCGGGGGCAGGTACTGCTGGAAGTAGTGGTCGTAGGTGCCCGCCGACTGGCCGTAGTAGACGGTGGTGATGGTGCGGGCGGCCAGGTACGAGGACAGCAGGCCGATCACGTACAGCGGGATGACGGCCACGAACCCGGCGATCATCCGCGTCGTGACCAGGAAGGGCAGCGAGGGCACGCCCATGACCTCCAGCGCGTCGGTCTCCTCGCTGATCCGCATCGCGCCGAGCTGGGCGGTGAACCCGGCGCCGACGGTCGCGGAGAGCGCGAGCCCGGCCACCAGCGGGGCGATCTCACGGGTGTTGAAGTACGCCGAGAGGAACGCCACGAAGTTGGAGGTGCCGAGCTGATTGAGCGCGGCGTACCCCTGCAACCCCACTTCCGTGCCGGTGAAGAACGACAGGAAGGCGATCACGCCGACCGTGCCGCCCACGACGGCGAGCGCGCCCCGGCCGAAGCTCACCTCGGCGAGCAGCCGCAGGATCTCCTTCTTGTAGCGGCGCAGGGTGCGGCCGGTCCAGGCCAGCGAGCGCCCGTAGAAGGACAGTTGGGCGCCCAGTTCCTCCAGACGATGCAGCAGCGCCATGCCTCATCCCCTCTGCGGAACGACTTGGAAGTACACGGCGGTCATCACGAAGTTGGTCACGAACAGCAACATGAAGGTGATCACCACCGACTGGTTCACCGCGTCGCCCACACCCTTCGGCCCGCCTTTCGCGGTCAGTCCCTTGTACGAGGCGACGATCCCGGCGATCGCGCCGAACACCAGCGCCTTGACCTCGGCCGCCCACAGGTCGGACAGCTGGGCGAGCGTGGTGAAGGAGGCCAGGTAGGCGCCCGGAGTGCCGTTCTGGAGGACGACGTTGAAGAAGTAGCCGCCCGCCACACCGACCACCGACACCAGGCCGTTGAGCAGCACCGCCACCAGCATCGACGCCAGCACGCGCGGGACGACGAGCCGGTGGATGGGGTCGATGCCCAGCACCTGCATCGCGTCGATCTCGTCGCGGATCTTCCGTGCCCCGAGGTCGGCGCAGATCGCCGTGCCGCCGGCGCCCGCGATCAGCAGCGCGGTGACGATCGGCGAGGCCTCGCGCAGCACGGCGAGCACGGAGGCGGCTCCGGCGAAGGACTGGGCGCCCAGCTGCCGGGTCAGGCTGCCGATCTGCAGCGCGATGACCGCCCCGAAGGGGATGGAGACCAGGGCCGTCGGCAGGATCGTCACGCTCGCGACGAACCACGCCTGCTGGATGAACTCCCGTGTCTGGAAGGGCCGTCGGGGGATCGTCCGGACGACGTCCAGCGCCATCGCGAAGAGGCTGCCCGAGTGCCGCAGCCCTCCGATGGGTGACAGGCTCATGCGCCGGCCACCGCCTTCTGCTGCCGCGCGGCCTCGCGCCGGGCGATCGCCTCCCAGCGGGGAGGCCGGGCGATGCCCGGCCCCGGCAGCAGGCGGGGAGCCGGCTCCTGGACGCGCTCGGAGTCGTCGATCTGCGCGAGCTCCTGCTCGACCTGCGCCGCGTCCTTCTCCTCCGCCATCCCGATCGGGCCCTGCATACGGCCGTTCAGGAACTGCCGCACCACCGGCTCGTCGCTGGTCAGCAGCTTTTCACGCGGCCCGAACATCACCAGCTCGCGGCGGAACAGCAGCCCGATGTTGTCCGGCACCTGGCGGGCCGAGGCGATGTCGTGCGTGACGATCAGGAAGGTCGCGTCGATCTGGGCGTTCAGGTCGACGATCAGCTGGTTGAGGTAGGCCACGCGGACCGGGTCGAGGCCCGAGTCCGGCTCGTCGAAGAGGATGATCTCCGGGTCGAGGACGAGGGCCCGGGCCAGCCCGGCGCGCTTGCGCATCCCGCCGGAGATCTCGCCGGGCAGCTTCCCCTCGGCGCCGATCAGCCCGACCATGTCCATCTTCTCCAGCACGATGCGCCGGATCTCGCTCTCGGACTTACGGGTGTGCTCGCGCAGCGGGAAGGCGATGTTGTCGTACAGGTTCATCGAGCCGAACAGCGCGCCGTCCTGGAACAGCACGCCGAACAGCTTGCGCACCTCGTACAGGTCGTGCTCGCGGAGCTTGGTGATGTCCCGGCCCTGGATCGTGATGGAGCCGCGCTCCGGCTTCAGCAGGCCGACGAGCGTCTTGAGGAACACCGACTTGCCCGTGCCGGAGGGGCCGAGCATGACGGAGACCTCCCCGGCGGGCAGCGTCAGCGAGACGTCCTGCCAGATGACCTGGTGACCGAAGGACTTGGTCAGCCCTTCCACACAGATCTCGACACCCATCCGGTCCACCCTTCAGCCCCTGGAGCAGCTCTGACATCTGCTCTACGGGGAGGGGCGGGGCGTCCGTCGCTCGAGTGGCGGATTTTTTTCGGGCGGGTTTCCGGGCTGGTTTCCGGGCGGGTTTCCGGGCGCTACGGGAGTGGCCGGACCGTGAGCTCGGGGAGCGAGGCGGACGGTGTGGCGGGAGCTTCCGGCACCGCCGGGACCGCTGTGCCGGTCGGCACGGCGGAGGGCTCCACCACCAGGTCGGGGACCTCGGGCTTCGGAACGTCGGGCACCTGCGGGATCTCCGGCGCGGACAGCGAGGGCAGCGGCGACACCGGGACGTCCGGAACATCCGGAACGATGGAGGCCTCCGGCAGCGACGGCACGGACAACGGGAGGAACGATTCGGCGGCGGGGGACCCGGCCGCTCCGCGCTCGGCTGCCGCAGCCGTGGGCTCATTCCCCCGCGGCATACGACCCACGCCACCGCCGTCCGGCCGCAACGTCTCCGCGTCCGGCGACACGGCCGCGGGCCGAGGCGTCGTACCGCCCCCGCCTCCCCCGCCGCCGCTGCCGTCGAGGGCGTACGGCAGCACGAACCCCGCCACCGCCAGGGACACCGCCGTCGAGGCGACCACCACGGCCTGCGCCCTGCCGACTCCGCGCGGCCGTCCCCACCCGATCAGGAACAGCGCGATCCCGAACGTGGCCGCCAGCGACTGCCGCAGCGTCCGCCGGGCCCGGGCCAGCAGCGACTCGACGGTCCGGTAGCTCAGCCCCATCTTGACTGCGACCTGGCCGACGTCCAGGTCCTGCGACTTCAGCCGCAGCGCCTCGGCCTGCCGCGCGGGCAGCTCACCACTGCGCACCGCCAGCCACTTCGCCTCGGCCCGGTCGCACACCGCCTCCTCGACGGGCACCGGGCCGGGCGCGATGAGCGTCGGGCTGGTACGCACCTCGGCCTCGCGGTTCACCTGCCGGTAGCGGTCGACGCACAGCCGCATCGTCACCGTCGTCAGCCAGGCCGCGAGCCGCTCCTC
This region of Streptomyces caelestis genomic DNA includes:
- a CDS encoding MCE family protein, with translation MSTTGARQTAAPLIKFSLFALVTVVATALLAATIVNISFTPEHEYRAVFSDVTGLEEGDDIRVAGVRVGEVEDIRIKDRTLAEVTFTVSQDRPLLTGTGAVIRYRNLVGQRYVALTEGAGDGTRLRPGGTIPLARTQPALDLNALLNGFKPLFAALSPKDVNQLATEIIKTLQGEGGTVNSLLTHTASLTTTLAGRDKLIGSVIDNLNTVLETLDKRGARFSGLLKQLRRVISGLSADRKPIGESLVSIGDLTGATSGLLKDARPPLKDDIAELTELTGTLNDNEKTVEGVLKRLPNKLNELTGTASYGSWFNFYLCDFDGRIVLPKTKQVLTPEMHVARARCGA
- a CDS encoding MCE family protein yields the protein MRVLRLRLYGVVFIAVLATLLSLSVAVYRQVFTPVVRITLEADSLGNQLDPRADVKLRGLLVGEVREVRADGTKATLDIALKPEHVAHIPSDVHARLLPKTLFGEKYVDLVAPRGSSSRPIRAGDVITQDRTRVGIELQQLMNDLLPLLRTVQPGKLNATLSAFATALEGRGDRIGDNLTRVEAYLRRLNPHLPSLKEDIARFADVAEVYGDAAPDLMEILRNTVTTSRTIVEEKDRLAAALKTTATVAGTAEDFLDANGDRLITLGRVSRPTLELFARYSPEYPCLLAGLVRQDKVSEEAFRGGKMHITLEVVRPQGAYEPGEEPRYGERSGPDCHDLPHPPVPAPGAHLDDGSKKAGPASDGPLGVSATRAEQRAVGSLVAPVLDVPADQVPPVATLLFGPMARGTAVSVA
- a CDS encoding MCE family protein, which gives rise to MSRKRRPEPMFKVRIEPPRLPKTRLRRPRLGPFRERNPLVIGAIGLTVLALLTVAAFNADRLPVIGDGETYSAAFAEAGGLKPGDEVRIAGVKVGKVEEVDLDGDHVQVTFKIKGEPRFGTATGASIRVKTILGAKYLALHPRGRGQLAPGSEIPLKRTVPAYDVVQAFSDLTTTTEKVDTDQLAKALDTISTTFEDSPEEVRASIKGLSKISRTVASRDKALRELLDHANGVTGVLADRSGDFTALVKDGDKLFKEISKRRTAIHKLLKTSAALGIQLSGLVQDNEKEIGPALKGLNTVVKMLERNQSSLDRSIKLLAPYVRVFTNTLGNGRWFDSYVQNLVAAPVVPRTGGAQ
- a CDS encoding MCE family protein, coding for MSNRRKKHLAVLTALALVAALTYVLWPRTEPVRVTAYFPRTVGIYPGSDVRVLGVRIGEVRKITPEGGRVRVEFAYEAGRKVPADAQAAIINSSVVSDRYLQLLPVYRGGPVLRDGDEIPESRTAVPVELDRVFDSLHTTAEALGPEGANKDGALSRLLGVSADNLDGQGENLHQTVEDLSEAVTTLSDGRTDLFGTVRNLQVFTAALAADDKSVRSFNSSLARVAEQLAGERKDLAAALKHLGTALGDVSAFVKKNKKSLTSNVEGLSKVTKVLVTQRAALEELLEVAPTGMSNLHNAYNPSAGTLDTRNNPDHPQDPASLLCSILKTTGEKTDCGDLRELFDSLPKVPQGPAVTGTVDRTLGGILGASA
- a CDS encoding MlaE family ABC transporter permease — encoded protein: MALLHRLEELGAQLSFYGRSLAWTGRTLRRYKKEILRLLAEVSFGRGALAVVGGTVGVIAFLSFFTGTEVGLQGYAALNQLGTSNFVAFLSAYFNTREIAPLVAGLALSATVGAGFTAQLGAMRISEETDALEVMGVPSLPFLVTTRMIAGFVAVIPLYVIGLLSSYLAARTITTVYYGQSAGTYDHYFQQYLPPVDVLWSFGKVLVFAVLIILVHCFYGYYASGGPAGVGVAVGRAVRTSIVAINVLDFFLSLAIWGASTTVRIAG
- a CDS encoding sigma-70 family RNA polymerase sigma factor, which gives rise to MPAEAETPVETHAADERWRRMWSHREHLLKVARRRSMSPEDAEDAVHEAMLRAAERPDLDEERLAAWLTTVTMRLCVDRYRQVNREAEVRTSPTLIAPGPVPVEEAVCDRAEAKWLAVRSGELPARQAEALRLKSQDLDVGQVAVKMGLSYRTVESLLARARRTLRQSLAATFGIALFLIGWGRPRGVGRAQAVVVASTAVSLAVAGFVLPYALDGSGGGGGGGGTTPRPAAVSPDAETLRPDGGGVGRMPRGNEPTAAAAERGAAGSPAAESFLPLSVPSLPEASIVPDVPDVPVSPLPSLSAPEIPQVPDVPKPEVPDLVVEPSAVPTGTAVPAVPEAPATPSASLPELTVRPLP
- a CDS encoding ABC transporter ATP-binding protein; protein product: MGVEICVEGLTKSFGHQVIWQDVSLTLPAGEVSVMLGPSGTGKSVFLKTLVGLLKPERGSITIQGRDITKLREHDLYEVRKLFGVLFQDGALFGSMNLYDNIAFPLREHTRKSESEIRRIVLEKMDMVGLIGAEGKLPGEISGGMRKRAGLARALVLDPEIILFDEPDSGLDPVRVAYLNQLIVDLNAQIDATFLIVTHDIASARQVPDNIGLLFRRELVMFGPREKLLTSDEPVVRQFLNGRMQGPIGMAEEKDAAQVEQELAQIDDSERVQEPAPRLLPGPGIARPPRWEAIARREAARQQKAVAGA
- a CDS encoding MlaE family ABC transporter permease, yielding MSLSPIGGLRHSGSLFAMALDVVRTIPRRPFQTREFIQQAWFVASVTILPTALVSIPFGAVIALQIGSLTRQLGAQSFAGAASVLAVLREASPIVTALLIAGAGGTAICADLGARKIRDEIDAMQVLGIDPIHRLVVPRVLASMLVAVLLNGLVSVVGVAGGYFFNVVLQNGTPGAYLASFTTLAQLSDLWAAEVKALVFGAIAGIVASYKGLTAKGGPKGVGDAVNQSVVITFMLLFVTNFVMTAVYFQVVPQRG